A window from Acropora palmata chromosome 14, jaAcrPala1.3, whole genome shotgun sequence encodes these proteins:
- the LOC141866025 gene encoding transportin-1-like, protein MAWQPDQDGLQQIIQLLKESQSPNNEVQRAVQQKLESLNQFPDFNNYLIFVLTKLKTEDEPTRSLSGLILKNNVKSHYHTFPDPVKEFIKSECLEAIGDPSPLIRATIGILVTTVAAKGDLTNWPQLLPALCQLLDSEDYNVCEGAFGALQKICEDSAEQLDSDALNRPLNILIPKFLQFFRHASPKIRSHAIACVNQFIVTRTQALMVHIGTFIENLFALAGDEDPEVRKNVCRALVMLLEVRADQLIPHMNNIVEYMLMRTQDKDENVSLEACEFWLTLAEQPICKEALSPHLNRLVPILVNGMKYSEIDLILLKADNEDDEAVPDSEQDIRPRFHKSKTHSQQHDQDGAIEGDSEGEDDDDNMDDDALSDWNLRKCSAAALDVLANVFRDELLPVLLPILKETLFHPDWEAKESGILVLGAIAEGCLTGIAPHLPELIPFLINSLSDKRALVRSITCWTLSRYAHWVVSQPHEAYLQRLMTELLKRILDSNKRVQEAACSAFATLEEEACTELVPYLSFILETLVFAFNKYQHKNLLILYDAIGTLADSVGHHLNKPEFINMLMPPLIQKWNQLKDEDKDLFPLLECLSSVATALRSGFLPYAEPVFQRCVSLVEQTLAQSVASQTHPEQFEPPDKDFMIVALDLLSGLAEGLEGQIEQFVIRSNTMTLLFQCMQDKMPEVRQSSFALLGDLTKACFEHVKPCIGDFLPILGQNLNPEFISVCNNATWAIGEISVQLGADMKEYINLLLQQLITIINRPHTPKTLQENTAITIGRLGLVCPQEVAPLLPQFIQKWCTSLRNIRDNEEKDSAFRGICNMIGINPGGVVQDFIFFCDAVASWVNPGPDLKDMFLKILHGFKNQVGEENWKRFSSQFPPALRERLSTNYGV, encoded by the exons atggcgtGGCAACCGGACCAAGATGGGTTACAGCAGATCATTCaacttttaaaagaaagcCAAAGCCCAAATAATGAAGTACAGCGAGCAGTTCAACAA AAACTGGAATCTTTGAATCAATTTCCAGACTTCAATAATTACCTGATATTTGTTCTTACGAAGTTGAAGACCGAAG ACGAACCAACGCGTTCGCTGTCAGGTTTGATTCTCAAGAACAACGTCAAGTCCCATTACCACACTTTCCCGGATCCAGTGAAAGAATTCATAAAATCAGAATGTCTCGAGGCTATCGGCGACCCTTCGCCGCTTATACGAGCAACAATCGGGATTTTGGTGACAACTGTGGCAGCGAAGGGAGATCTTACGAACTGGCCTCAGCTTTTGCCTGCATTATGTCAGCTTTTGGATAGCGAAGACTACAATGTTTGCGAG GGTGCATTTGGAGCTTTGCAGAAGATCTGTGAGGATTCTGCAGAGCAGCTTGACAGTGATGCACTTAACCGACCTCTCAACATATTGATCCCAAAGTTTCTCCAGTTTTTCAGACATGCAAGCCCCAAAATAAG GTCCCATGCTATTGCTTGTGTTAATCAGTTCATTGTAACAAGGACTCAAGCTCTTATGGTTCACATTGGAACATTCATTGAG aatctGTTTGCACTAGCTGGAGATGAGGACCCTGAAGTCAGGAAGAATGTTTGCCGTGCTCTTGTTATGCTTCTTGAAGTCAGAGCAGATCAACTTATTCCACACATGAATAACATAGTAGAG taCATGTTAATGAGGACTCAAGACAAAGATGAGAATGTTTCACTTGAAGCTTGTGAATTCTGGCTAACATTGGCTGAGCAGCCTATCTGCAAAGAAGCTCTTAGTCCACATCTGAACAG gcTTGTTCCAATTCTGGTTAATGGGATGAAGTATTCTGAGATTGACCTTATTCTCTTAAAG GCTGATAATGAGGACGATGAAGCTGTTCCAGATAGCGAACAAGACATAAGACCAAGGTTTCATAAATCCAAGACACACAGCCAACAGCATGATCAGGATGGGGCCATTGAG GGTGATAGTGAAGGggaagatgatgatgacaatatGGATGATGATGCGTTGTCTGATTGGAACCTGC GAAAATGCTCAGCAGCTGCTTTAGATGTACTGGCTAACGTCTTCCGAGATGAACTGTTACCTGTGCTTCTGCCGATCTTAAAAGAAACACTCTTCCACCCTGACTGGGAGGCCAAAGAGTCAGGAATTCTTGTCTTGGGAGCAATAGCAGAAG GCTGTTTAACAGGAATTGCACCTCACTTGCCAGAGCTGATTCCTTTTCTCATCAACTCACTTTCTGATAAAAGG GCTTTGGTGCGCTCAATCACTTGCTGGACATTGAGCCGTTATGCTCACTGGGTCGTAAGCCAACCACATGAAGCATACCTTCAGCGACTTATGACAGAG CTTCTGAAAAGAATCTTGGATAGCAACAAGAGAGTGCAGGAGGCAGCTTGCAG TGCTTTTGCCACTCTGGAAGAAGAAGCCTGCACTGAACTTGTCCCTTATTTGAGCTTCATCCTGGAAACTTTGGTGTTTGCTTTCAACAAGTACCAG CACAAGAACCTCCTGATTCTTTATGATGCAATTGGGACACTTGCTGACTCTGTTGGGCATCACTTGAACAAGCCAGAGTTCATCAATATGTTGATGCCACCATTAATTCAGAAATGGAACCAGCTGAAGGATGAAGACAAAGATCTCTTTCCTTTGCTGGAATGTCTTTCCTCTGTTGCCACAGCTCTGCGATCTGGATTTCTTCCTTATGCTGAACCAGTGTTTCAGAGATGTGTTTCACTTGTGGAGCAAACTTTAGCTCAGAGTGTG GCATCTCAGACACACCCAGAGCAGTTTGAACCACCAGACAAAGATTTTATGATTGTGGCTTTGGATTTGCTGAGTGGATTAGCAGAAGGTTTGGAGGGACAGATAGAACAATTTGTCATTAGAAGCAACACAATGACTCTGCTTTTCCAGTGTATGCAG GATAAGATGCCTGAAGTGAGACAAAGCTCTTTTGCCCTTCTTGGTGATCTTACCAAGGCTTGCTTTGAACATGTCAAACCCTGCATTG gtGACTTTTTGCCAATCCTTGGACAAAATCTTAATCCTGAGTTCATTTCTGTTTGCAACAATGCTACATGGGCAATTGGAGAGATCTCAGTTCAGCTAG GCGCTGATATGAAGGAGTACATTAACCTGTTGCTCCAACAACTTATCACCATCATCAACAGGCCGCACACGCCCAAGACTCTGCAAGAAAATACTG CCATCACAATTGGTCGTCTGGGCTTAGTTTGTCCGCAAGAAGTGGCACCTTTGTTACCGCAGTTTATTCAAAAGTG GTGCACATCCTTGCGAAACATCAGGGACAATGAGGAGAAGGACTCAGCATTCAGAGGCATCTGTAACATGATAGGGATCAATCCCGGTGGGGTTGTTCAG gatttcatatttttttgcgATGCCGTGGCTTCTTGGGTGAACCCAGGCCCTGATCTCAAGGACATGTTCCTTAAG